From a region of the Cucumis sativus cultivar 9930 chromosome 6, Cucumber_9930_V3, whole genome shotgun sequence genome:
- the LOC101216947 gene encoding uncharacterized protein LOC101216947 — translation MAIFLKRSFSYRNFILLRNFANQTCNFSFSVNHFSHSWTSDTSPRFPLPPPDFIRETRRGFAKGRKSNESSTSMAEALPDIRPTIKANASSQMEASIVALSGELSKLRTGRASPGMLDHIIVETSGVKLPLNQIAAVSVLDSKTLSINPYDPSTLKNLETAIISSPLGVAPRVDGERLIAVIPPLTKEHIQAMCKLVTKCCEDSRQSIRRARQKAMDTVKKISSSYPKDDIKRLEKEVDELTKKFIKSAEELCKGKEKEITGG, via the exons ATGGCTATCTTTCTCAAACGTTCCTTCTCCTACAGAAATTTCATCCTTCTCCGTAATTTTGCAAATCAAACCTGTAACTTTTCCTTCTCTGTCAACCATTTCTCCCACTCATGGACCTCCGACACCTCTCCCCgatttcctcttcctcctccaGATTTCATCCGAGAGACTCGTCGGGGTTTTGCTAAAGGCCGAAAATCAA atgaatcttctacAAGTATGGCTGAGGCGTTGCCTGATATTCGACCCACGATTAAAGCAAACGCTAGCTCGCAAATGGAGGCTTCGATAGTTGCATTATCAGGAGAATTAAGCAAGCTTCGAACGGGCAGGGCATCACCTG GAATGCTTGACCACATTATAGTAGAAACTTCAGGTGTGAAGCTGCCGTTGAATCAGATTGCGGCTGTATCGGTCTTGGATTCTAAAACATTGTCAATAAATCCTTATGATCCCAGT ACACTAAAGAATTTAGAAACTGCTATAATATCATCTCCTTTAGGTGTAGCACCAAGAGTAGACGGAGAGAGGTTAATTGCAGTCATTCCACC ATTGACCAAAGAACATATCCAG GCTATGTGTAAGCTGGTCACCAAGTGTTGCGAAGATTCCAGACAAAGCATACGACGAGCTCGCCAAAAG GCCATGGATACAGTTAAAAAGATTAGCTCAAGCTACCCAAAGGATGACATAAAAAGGCTGGAAAAGGAA GTTGATGAATTGACTAAGAAGTTTATCAAGTCAGCCGAAGAACTGTGCAAGGGAAAGGAGAAGGAGATCACTGGAggttaa
- the LOC105435734 gene encoding sister chromatid cohesion 1 protein 2 isoform X4: MFHSHCLLLRKGPLGAIWLAAYCFKKLKKSLVMETDIPFSVDKILQDELNAVTYRVMAYLLLGIARIYSKKVEYLYTDCNKVLTEINEFVVRTKNSTRKGTKQTPYYAITLPERFELDEFDLGIIEDLTGSHTVSHEEITLKDNIWNNDIVLSLDQNHDQEITALHSVRCSDDTIFEDVFSPHLKEIEMQASTLHHYIMPEKCQVSTLSDEGYEVEVSTTIESADVKAIEQFDEDRRSDEEETWKEKMLQHGNVVPEASTEMVLTNSFSYEETVTVKTVSIIDRESSKNKKFSHEGCHSEGMYRERIQSDDEIKFFNGGNSINTSERSMEKLRDNTITLLDSMDIDMSLGAPIEPMKLIGMGSREGDNLKFPEMQSPEMKDCDGSRNDQLSISLDGVFDSKSPDFTGTKTPEFTTISTPANKERPRTSRKRKCIVDDTIVLPNEELKRSIRDARDLVSKRRKCPCSALTAWKASQISRLSFGFSMPLMSCVSPELRSLSVTGVNISKSTEPMKSPENLDVPSSSAFHTLVKRDSPVTNFETGEHSNEADISGSIAATYRSEQITTCVDRVAVSEASVPELSTSEPQISDGLEQIAIAPGTPVRCSTSARLFRSPDSPKVPNLNAQIKFCEVDELETEWLLNIFSKILQINGYRV, encoded by the exons ATGTTTCACTCACACTGCCTTCTTTTGAGGAAAGGCCCATTAGGTGCCATTTGGCTTGCTGCTTACTGCTTCAAGAAGCTCAAGAAATCTCTGGTTATGGAAACTGATATACCCTTCTCCGTTG ATAAAATCTTGCAAGACGAACTAAATGCTGTGACATATAGAGTAATGGCCTACCTCCTCCTTGGCATTGCCCGGATATATTccaaaaaagttgaatatcTGTATACTGACTGCAATAAAGTGCTGACTGAAATCAATGAATTTGTGGTCAGAACAAAGAATAGCACAAGAAAGGGAACTAAACAAACACCTTATTATGCTATTACCCTTCCTGAAAGGTTTGAACTTGACGAATTTGATCTGGGGATTATTGAGGATCTTACTGG AAGTCACACGGTATCTCATGAAGAGATCACCCTTAAAG ATAATATATGGAACAATGACATCGTGCTGTCACTTGATCAG AACCATGACCAGGAAATCACTGCACTTCACAGTGTACGCTGTTCTGATGATACCATATTCGAAGA TGTCTTTTCACCTCACCTCAAGGAAATTGAGATGCAGGCAAGCACATTACACCACTACATTATGCCAGAAAAATGTCAAGTTAGTACATTATCTGATGAAGGATATGAGGTTGAGGTATCTACTACAATAGAGAGTGCAGATGTCAAAGCAATTGAACAATTTGATGAAGATCGTCGATctgatgaagaagaaacgtGGAAGGAGAAAATGCTGCAGCATGGAAATGTAGTTCCTGAAGCAAGCACTGAAATGGTTTTGACAAATAGCTTTTCTTATGAAGAAACTGTAACTGTCAAGAcagtttctatcattgatagagaATCTTCAAAGAATAAGAAATTCTCCCACGAAGGTTGTCATAGTGAGGGAATGTACAGGGAAAGAATTCAATCAGATGatgaaattaagttttttaatgGAGGCAATAGTATCAACACCTCAGAAAGAAGCATGGAGAAACTTAGAGATAATACTATAACTTTACTGGACAGCATGGATATTGATATGTCCTTGGGTGCACCAATCGAACCGATGAAACTTATAGGAATGGGTAGTAGGGAAGGggataatttaaaatttcctGAAATGCAATCACCCGAAATGAAAGACTGTGATGGTTCGAGGAATGATCAACTTTCTATTTCACTTGATGGAGTGTTTGATTCCAAATCTCCAGATTTTACTG GTACCAAGACACCTGAGTTTACAACAATTTCAACACCAGCTAATAAGGAGAGACCTCGAACAtcgagaaaaagaaaatgcattgTTGATGATACTATAGTGTTACCTAATGA GGAACTTAAACGAAGCATACGCGATGCTAGGGACTTGGtatcaaaaagaagaaaatgtcCTTGTAGTGCTCTCACTGCCTGGAAGGCTAGTCAAATTTCTAGACTCTCCTTTGGCTTCTCAATGCCTTTGATGTCCT GTGTTTCGCCTGAGCTTAGATCCCTTTCTGTGACTGGAGTgaatatatcaaaatctacTGAACCTATGAAATCTCCTGAAAACTTGGATGTTCCGAGTTCTTCAGCTTTTCATACGTTAGTGAAAAGGGATAGCCCCGTCACAAATTTCGAAACTGGAGAACATTCAAATGAAGCAGATATTTCTGGATCTATAGCTGCTACCTACAGATCAGAGCAAATAACAACCTGTGTGGATAGAGTTGCAGTTTCTGAAGCTTCTGTCCCGGAGTTGTCCACATCAGAACCTCAAATTTCAGATGGACTCGAGCAAATAGCAATAGCACCTGGCACACCTGTTCGGTGCTCAACATCAGCTAGATTATTTAGGAGTCCAGATAGCCCTAAAGTTCCTAACTTGAATGCA CAGATAAAGTTTTGTGAAGTGGATGAACTGGAAACTG AATGGTTGCTGAATATCTTctccaaaattttacaaatcaaCGGATACAGAGTGTGA
- the LOC105435734 gene encoding sister chromatid cohesion 1 protein 2 isoform X3, with protein MFHSHCLLLRKGPLGAIWLAAYCFKKLKKSLVMETDIPFSVDKILQDELNAVTYRVMAYLLLGIARIYSKKVEYLYTDCNKVLTEINEFVVRTKNSTRKGTKQTPYYAITLPERFELDEFDLGIIEDLTGSHTVSHEEITLKDNIWNNDIVLSLDQNHDQEITALHSVRCSDDTIFEDVFSPHLKEIEMQASTLHHYIMPEKCQVSTLSDEGYEVEVSTTIESADVKAIEQFDEDRRSDEEETWKEKMLQHGNVVPEASTEMVLTNSFSYEETVTVKTVSIIDRESSKNKKFSHEGCHSEGMYRERIQSDDEIKFFNGGNSINTSERSMEKLRDNTITLLDSMDIDMSLGAPIEPMKLIGMGSREGDNLKFPEMQSPEMKDCDGSRNDQLSISLDGVFDSKSPDFTGTKTPEFTTISTPANKERPRTSRKRKCIVDDTIVLPNEELKRSIRDARDLVSKRRKCPCSALTAWKASQISRLSFGFSMPLMSCVSPELRSLSVTGVNISKSTEPMKSPENLDVPSSSAFHTLVKRDSPVTNFETGEHSNEADISGSIAATYRSEQITTCVDRVAVSEASVPELSTSEPQISDGLEQIAIAPGTPVRCSTSARLFRSPDSPKVPNLNAQIKFCEVDELETDGWSGRTRMVAEYLLQNFTNQRIQSVKEAVNLSHLLSNKTRKESAGLFYEILG; from the exons ATGTTTCACTCACACTGCCTTCTTTTGAGGAAAGGCCCATTAGGTGCCATTTGGCTTGCTGCTTACTGCTTCAAGAAGCTCAAGAAATCTCTGGTTATGGAAACTGATATACCCTTCTCCGTTG ATAAAATCTTGCAAGACGAACTAAATGCTGTGACATATAGAGTAATGGCCTACCTCCTCCTTGGCATTGCCCGGATATATTccaaaaaagttgaatatcTGTATACTGACTGCAATAAAGTGCTGACTGAAATCAATGAATTTGTGGTCAGAACAAAGAATAGCACAAGAAAGGGAACTAAACAAACACCTTATTATGCTATTACCCTTCCTGAAAGGTTTGAACTTGACGAATTTGATCTGGGGATTATTGAGGATCTTACTGG AAGTCACACGGTATCTCATGAAGAGATCACCCTTAAAG ATAATATATGGAACAATGACATCGTGCTGTCACTTGATCAG AACCATGACCAGGAAATCACTGCACTTCACAGTGTACGCTGTTCTGATGATACCATATTCGAAGA TGTCTTTTCACCTCACCTCAAGGAAATTGAGATGCAGGCAAGCACATTACACCACTACATTATGCCAGAAAAATGTCAAGTTAGTACATTATCTGATGAAGGATATGAGGTTGAGGTATCTACTACAATAGAGAGTGCAGATGTCAAAGCAATTGAACAATTTGATGAAGATCGTCGATctgatgaagaagaaacgtGGAAGGAGAAAATGCTGCAGCATGGAAATGTAGTTCCTGAAGCAAGCACTGAAATGGTTTTGACAAATAGCTTTTCTTATGAAGAAACTGTAACTGTCAAGAcagtttctatcattgatagagaATCTTCAAAGAATAAGAAATTCTCCCACGAAGGTTGTCATAGTGAGGGAATGTACAGGGAAAGAATTCAATCAGATGatgaaattaagttttttaatgGAGGCAATAGTATCAACACCTCAGAAAGAAGCATGGAGAAACTTAGAGATAATACTATAACTTTACTGGACAGCATGGATATTGATATGTCCTTGGGTGCACCAATCGAACCGATGAAACTTATAGGAATGGGTAGTAGGGAAGGggataatttaaaatttcctGAAATGCAATCACCCGAAATGAAAGACTGTGATGGTTCGAGGAATGATCAACTTTCTATTTCACTTGATGGAGTGTTTGATTCCAAATCTCCAGATTTTACTG GTACCAAGACACCTGAGTTTACAACAATTTCAACACCAGCTAATAAGGAGAGACCTCGAACAtcgagaaaaagaaaatgcattgTTGATGATACTATAGTGTTACCTAATGA GGAACTTAAACGAAGCATACGCGATGCTAGGGACTTGGtatcaaaaagaagaaaatgtcCTTGTAGTGCTCTCACTGCCTGGAAGGCTAGTCAAATTTCTAGACTCTCCTTTGGCTTCTCAATGCCTTTGATGTCCT GTGTTTCGCCTGAGCTTAGATCCCTTTCTGTGACTGGAGTgaatatatcaaaatctacTGAACCTATGAAATCTCCTGAAAACTTGGATGTTCCGAGTTCTTCAGCTTTTCATACGTTAGTGAAAAGGGATAGCCCCGTCACAAATTTCGAAACTGGAGAACATTCAAATGAAGCAGATATTTCTGGATCTATAGCTGCTACCTACAGATCAGAGCAAATAACAACCTGTGTGGATAGAGTTGCAGTTTCTGAAGCTTCTGTCCCGGAGTTGTCCACATCAGAACCTCAAATTTCAGATGGACTCGAGCAAATAGCAATAGCACCTGGCACACCTGTTCGGTGCTCAACATCAGCTAGATTATTTAGGAGTCCAGATAGCCCTAAAGTTCCTAACTTGAATGCA CAGATAAAGTTTTGTGAAGTGGATGAACTGGAAACTG atgGATGGTCTGGGAGAACCAG AATGGTTGCTGAATATCTTctccaaaattttacaaatcaaCGGATACAGAGTGTGAAAGAGGCTGTAAATTTGTCACATCTTCTAAGCAACAAAACGAGAAAAGAGAGTGCTGGTTTATTCTACGAAAtattg GGATGA
- the LOC105435734 gene encoding sister chromatid cohesion 1 protein 2 isoform X1: MFHSHCLLLRKGPLGAIWLAAYCFKKLKKSLVMETDIPFSVDKILQDELNAVTYRVMAYLLLGIARIYSKKVEYLYTDCNKVLTEINEFVVRTKNSTRKGTKQTPYYAITLPERFELDEFDLGIIEDLTGSHTVSHEEITLKDNIWNNDIVLSLDQNHDQEITALHSVRCSDDTIFEDVFSPHLKEIEMQASTLHHYIMPEKCQVSTLSDEGYEVEVSTTIESADVKAIEQFDEDRRSDEEETWKEKMLQHGNVVPEASTEMVLTNSFSYEETVTVKTVSIIDRESSKNKKFSHEGCHSEGMYRERIQSDDEIKFFNGGNSINTSERSMEKLRDNTITLLDSMDIDMSLGAPIEPMKLIGMGSREGDNLKFPEMQSPEMKDCDGSRNDQLSISLDGVFDSKSPDFTGTKTPEFTTISTPANKERPRTSRKRKCIVDDTIVLPNEELKRSIRDARDLVSKRRKCPCSALTAWKASQISRLSFGFSMPLMSCVSPELRSLSVTGVNISKSTEPMKSPENLDVPSSSAFHTLVKRDSPVTNFETGEHSNEADISGSIAATYRSEQITTCVDRVAVSEASVPELSTSEPQISDGLEQIAIAPGTPVRCSTSARLFRSPDSPKVPNLNAQIKFCEVDELETDGWSGRTRMVAEYLLQNFTNQRIQSVKEAVNLSHLLSNKTRKESAGLFYEILVLKTKNCVDVKQDCAYGDILVWKLPSWGTAFGSGLSIMCED; encoded by the exons ATGTTTCACTCACACTGCCTTCTTTTGAGGAAAGGCCCATTAGGTGCCATTTGGCTTGCTGCTTACTGCTTCAAGAAGCTCAAGAAATCTCTGGTTATGGAAACTGATATACCCTTCTCCGTTG ATAAAATCTTGCAAGACGAACTAAATGCTGTGACATATAGAGTAATGGCCTACCTCCTCCTTGGCATTGCCCGGATATATTccaaaaaagttgaatatcTGTATACTGACTGCAATAAAGTGCTGACTGAAATCAATGAATTTGTGGTCAGAACAAAGAATAGCACAAGAAAGGGAACTAAACAAACACCTTATTATGCTATTACCCTTCCTGAAAGGTTTGAACTTGACGAATTTGATCTGGGGATTATTGAGGATCTTACTGG AAGTCACACGGTATCTCATGAAGAGATCACCCTTAAAG ATAATATATGGAACAATGACATCGTGCTGTCACTTGATCAG AACCATGACCAGGAAATCACTGCACTTCACAGTGTACGCTGTTCTGATGATACCATATTCGAAGA TGTCTTTTCACCTCACCTCAAGGAAATTGAGATGCAGGCAAGCACATTACACCACTACATTATGCCAGAAAAATGTCAAGTTAGTACATTATCTGATGAAGGATATGAGGTTGAGGTATCTACTACAATAGAGAGTGCAGATGTCAAAGCAATTGAACAATTTGATGAAGATCGTCGATctgatgaagaagaaacgtGGAAGGAGAAAATGCTGCAGCATGGAAATGTAGTTCCTGAAGCAAGCACTGAAATGGTTTTGACAAATAGCTTTTCTTATGAAGAAACTGTAACTGTCAAGAcagtttctatcattgatagagaATCTTCAAAGAATAAGAAATTCTCCCACGAAGGTTGTCATAGTGAGGGAATGTACAGGGAAAGAATTCAATCAGATGatgaaattaagttttttaatgGAGGCAATAGTATCAACACCTCAGAAAGAAGCATGGAGAAACTTAGAGATAATACTATAACTTTACTGGACAGCATGGATATTGATATGTCCTTGGGTGCACCAATCGAACCGATGAAACTTATAGGAATGGGTAGTAGGGAAGGggataatttaaaatttcctGAAATGCAATCACCCGAAATGAAAGACTGTGATGGTTCGAGGAATGATCAACTTTCTATTTCACTTGATGGAGTGTTTGATTCCAAATCTCCAGATTTTACTG GTACCAAGACACCTGAGTTTACAACAATTTCAACACCAGCTAATAAGGAGAGACCTCGAACAtcgagaaaaagaaaatgcattgTTGATGATACTATAGTGTTACCTAATGA GGAACTTAAACGAAGCATACGCGATGCTAGGGACTTGGtatcaaaaagaagaaaatgtcCTTGTAGTGCTCTCACTGCCTGGAAGGCTAGTCAAATTTCTAGACTCTCCTTTGGCTTCTCAATGCCTTTGATGTCCT GTGTTTCGCCTGAGCTTAGATCCCTTTCTGTGACTGGAGTgaatatatcaaaatctacTGAACCTATGAAATCTCCTGAAAACTTGGATGTTCCGAGTTCTTCAGCTTTTCATACGTTAGTGAAAAGGGATAGCCCCGTCACAAATTTCGAAACTGGAGAACATTCAAATGAAGCAGATATTTCTGGATCTATAGCTGCTACCTACAGATCAGAGCAAATAACAACCTGTGTGGATAGAGTTGCAGTTTCTGAAGCTTCTGTCCCGGAGTTGTCCACATCAGAACCTCAAATTTCAGATGGACTCGAGCAAATAGCAATAGCACCTGGCACACCTGTTCGGTGCTCAACATCAGCTAGATTATTTAGGAGTCCAGATAGCCCTAAAGTTCCTAACTTGAATGCA CAGATAAAGTTTTGTGAAGTGGATGAACTGGAAACTG atgGATGGTCTGGGAGAACCAG AATGGTTGCTGAATATCTTctccaaaattttacaaatcaaCGGATACAGAGTGTGAAAGAGGCTGTAAATTTGTCACATCTTCTAAGCAACAAAACGAGAAAAGAGAGTGCTGGTTTATTCTACGAAAtattg gtattgaaaacaaaaaactgtGTGGATGTGAAACAAGATTGTGCCTACGGTGATATCTTAGTATGGAAACTACCAAGCTGGGGCACAGCCTTTGGATCTGGTTTGTCTATCAT
- the LOC105435734 gene encoding sister chromatid cohesion 1 protein 2 isoform X2, producing the protein MFHSHCLLLRKGPLGAIWLAAYCFKKLKKSLVMETDIPFSVDKILQDELNAVTYRVMAYLLLGIARIYSKKVEYLYTDCNKVLTEINEFVVRTKNSTRKGTKQTPYYAITLPERFELDEFDLGIIEDLTGSHTVSHEEITLKDNIWNNDIVLSLDQNHDQEITALHSVRCSDDTIFEDVFSPHLKEIEMQASTLHHYIMPEKCQVSTLSDEGYEVEVSTTIESADVKAIEQFDEDRRSDEEETWKEKMLQHGNVVPEASTEMVLTNSFSYEETVTVKTVSIIDRESSKNKKFSHEGCHSEGMYRERIQSDDEIKFFNGGNSINTSERSMEKLRDNTITLLDSMDIDMSLGAPIEPMKLIGMGSREGDNLKFPEMQSPEMKDCDGSRNDQLSISLDGVFDSKSPDFTGTKTPEFTTISTPANKERPRTSRKRKCIVDDTIVLPNEELKRSIRDARDLVSKRRKCPCSALTAWKASQISRLSFGFSMPLMSCVSPELRSLSVTGVNISKSTEPMKSPENLDVPSSSAFHTLVKRDSPVTNFETGEHSNEADISGSIAATYRSEQITTCVDRVAVSEASVPELSTSEPQISDGLEQIAIAPGTPVRCSTSARLFRSPDSPKVPNLNAIKFCEVDELETDGWSGRTRMVAEYLLQNFTNQRIQSVKEAVNLSHLLSNKTRKESAGLFYEILVLKTKNCVDVKQDCAYGDILVWKLPSWGTAFGSGLSIMCED; encoded by the exons ATGTTTCACTCACACTGCCTTCTTTTGAGGAAAGGCCCATTAGGTGCCATTTGGCTTGCTGCTTACTGCTTCAAGAAGCTCAAGAAATCTCTGGTTATGGAAACTGATATACCCTTCTCCGTTG ATAAAATCTTGCAAGACGAACTAAATGCTGTGACATATAGAGTAATGGCCTACCTCCTCCTTGGCATTGCCCGGATATATTccaaaaaagttgaatatcTGTATACTGACTGCAATAAAGTGCTGACTGAAATCAATGAATTTGTGGTCAGAACAAAGAATAGCACAAGAAAGGGAACTAAACAAACACCTTATTATGCTATTACCCTTCCTGAAAGGTTTGAACTTGACGAATTTGATCTGGGGATTATTGAGGATCTTACTGG AAGTCACACGGTATCTCATGAAGAGATCACCCTTAAAG ATAATATATGGAACAATGACATCGTGCTGTCACTTGATCAG AACCATGACCAGGAAATCACTGCACTTCACAGTGTACGCTGTTCTGATGATACCATATTCGAAGA TGTCTTTTCACCTCACCTCAAGGAAATTGAGATGCAGGCAAGCACATTACACCACTACATTATGCCAGAAAAATGTCAAGTTAGTACATTATCTGATGAAGGATATGAGGTTGAGGTATCTACTACAATAGAGAGTGCAGATGTCAAAGCAATTGAACAATTTGATGAAGATCGTCGATctgatgaagaagaaacgtGGAAGGAGAAAATGCTGCAGCATGGAAATGTAGTTCCTGAAGCAAGCACTGAAATGGTTTTGACAAATAGCTTTTCTTATGAAGAAACTGTAACTGTCAAGAcagtttctatcattgatagagaATCTTCAAAGAATAAGAAATTCTCCCACGAAGGTTGTCATAGTGAGGGAATGTACAGGGAAAGAATTCAATCAGATGatgaaattaagttttttaatgGAGGCAATAGTATCAACACCTCAGAAAGAAGCATGGAGAAACTTAGAGATAATACTATAACTTTACTGGACAGCATGGATATTGATATGTCCTTGGGTGCACCAATCGAACCGATGAAACTTATAGGAATGGGTAGTAGGGAAGGggataatttaaaatttcctGAAATGCAATCACCCGAAATGAAAGACTGTGATGGTTCGAGGAATGATCAACTTTCTATTTCACTTGATGGAGTGTTTGATTCCAAATCTCCAGATTTTACTG GTACCAAGACACCTGAGTTTACAACAATTTCAACACCAGCTAATAAGGAGAGACCTCGAACAtcgagaaaaagaaaatgcattgTTGATGATACTATAGTGTTACCTAATGA GGAACTTAAACGAAGCATACGCGATGCTAGGGACTTGGtatcaaaaagaagaaaatgtcCTTGTAGTGCTCTCACTGCCTGGAAGGCTAGTCAAATTTCTAGACTCTCCTTTGGCTTCTCAATGCCTTTGATGTCCT GTGTTTCGCCTGAGCTTAGATCCCTTTCTGTGACTGGAGTgaatatatcaaaatctacTGAACCTATGAAATCTCCTGAAAACTTGGATGTTCCGAGTTCTTCAGCTTTTCATACGTTAGTGAAAAGGGATAGCCCCGTCACAAATTTCGAAACTGGAGAACATTCAAATGAAGCAGATATTTCTGGATCTATAGCTGCTACCTACAGATCAGAGCAAATAACAACCTGTGTGGATAGAGTTGCAGTTTCTGAAGCTTCTGTCCCGGAGTTGTCCACATCAGAACCTCAAATTTCAGATGGACTCGAGCAAATAGCAATAGCACCTGGCACACCTGTTCGGTGCTCAACATCAGCTAGATTATTTAGGAGTCCAGATAGCCCTAAAGTTCCTAACTTGAATGCA ATAAAGTTTTGTGAAGTGGATGAACTGGAAACTG atgGATGGTCTGGGAGAACCAG AATGGTTGCTGAATATCTTctccaaaattttacaaatcaaCGGATACAGAGTGTGAAAGAGGCTGTAAATTTGTCACATCTTCTAAGCAACAAAACGAGAAAAGAGAGTGCTGGTTTATTCTACGAAAtattg gtattgaaaacaaaaaactgtGTGGATGTGAAACAAGATTGTGCCTACGGTGATATCTTAGTATGGAAACTACCAAGCTGGGGCACAGCCTTTGGATCTGGTTTGTCTATCAT